In the genome of Halostella limicola, one region contains:
- a CDS encoding ribonuclease H-like domain-containing protein, producing the protein MTVLSPSLVERCRAAQLRDALDYADPDALLLTDPGALVRLRAVAPDLVDAYGPVLVPGDDSRGSDPEHYRLGGDGERRPPTDGTASGGVDVVVPASDDGLAAIAALEADETLDTATETYVLTDRLDVSVRLTSLDATLSGADGYRAALSPDSLDGSYTHLSTTAPVDYYREWDRLTVAGAGPDADDAGGGDRGGAAVSTLYLHPDGTVCTTSIRTSRLGLRALSGVGEATAKRLREAGYPDRAAVADATAADLLDVPRVGRDTAETISDHARALVEGEVVRYGDEYFPNGEPVFVDIETDGLTPTVIWLIGVLDRQGEETYMSFLNRDPDHPGRAVEAFLSWYAANARGRPVVAYNGLNFDFPAIAEHAERHCPQYAEDWESAYTFDPYDWASRQDNAVLPGRTNKLGDVAAALGWDAAGTGLTGAAVGRAYRRWMRERTPESEPDWDRHERYCEDDVRSLAFVYDALADAGGDAPGRESGPSTGGNTSQGTLTDF; encoded by the coding sequence GTGACGGTTCTGTCCCCCAGCCTCGTCGAGCGCTGTCGCGCCGCGCAGTTGCGGGACGCGCTCGACTACGCCGACCCGGACGCCCTCCTCCTGACTGACCCCGGGGCGCTGGTCCGCCTCCGGGCCGTCGCGCCGGATCTGGTCGATGCGTACGGACCGGTCCTGGTCCCGGGCGACGACTCGCGCGGATCGGACCCCGAGCACTACCGCCTCGGCGGCGACGGCGAGCGCCGCCCGCCGACCGACGGAACGGCGTCCGGCGGCGTCGACGTCGTCGTTCCCGCGAGCGACGACGGCCTCGCCGCCATCGCCGCGCTGGAGGCGGACGAGACGCTCGACACCGCGACGGAGACGTACGTCCTCACCGACCGGCTCGACGTGAGCGTCCGCCTGACGAGTCTCGACGCGACGCTCTCTGGCGCGGACGGCTACCGCGCGGCGCTGTCGCCGGACTCGCTCGACGGGTCCTACACTCACCTCTCGACGACGGCCCCCGTGGACTACTACCGCGAGTGGGACCGCCTGACCGTCGCCGGGGCCGGCCCGGACGCCGACGACGCGGGCGGGGGCGACCGCGGCGGCGCGGCGGTATCGACACTCTACCTCCATCCGGACGGCACCGTCTGCACCACCTCCATCCGAACGTCGCGGCTCGGCCTCCGGGCGCTCTCGGGGGTCGGCGAGGCGACGGCGAAGCGTCTCCGCGAGGCGGGCTACCCCGACCGGGCGGCCGTCGCCGACGCGACGGCGGCCGACCTCCTCGACGTTCCCCGCGTCGGCCGGGACACCGCCGAGACGATCAGTGACCACGCGCGGGCGCTGGTCGAGGGCGAGGTCGTCCGCTACGGCGACGAGTACTTCCCGAACGGCGAGCCCGTCTTCGTCGACATCGAGACGGACGGCCTCACGCCGACGGTGATCTGGCTGATCGGCGTCCTCGACAGGCAGGGGGAGGAGACGTACATGTCGTTCCTGAACCGCGACCCGGACCACCCCGGCCGGGCGGTCGAGGCCTTCCTATCGTGGTACGCCGCGAACGCGAGGGGGCGGCCGGTCGTCGCGTACAACGGTCTGAACTTCGACTTCCCCGCCATCGCCGAACACGCCGAGCGCCACTGTCCGCAGTACGCGGAAGACTGGGAGAGCGCGTACACCTTCGACCCGTACGACTGGGCGTCCCGGCAGGACAACGCCGTCCTCCCGGGTCGCACGAACAAACTCGGCGACGTGGCGGCCGCGCTCGGGTGGGACGCCGCCGGAACGGGCCTGACCGGCGCCGCCGTCGGCCGGGCGTACCGGCGGTGGATGCGCGAGCGGACGCCCGAGAGCGAACCGGACTGGGACCGCCACGAGCGCTACTGCGAGGACGACGTCCGGTCGCTCGCGTTCGTGTACGACGCGCTCGCCGACGCGGGCGGGGACGCGCCCGGCCGCGAGTCCGGCCCGTCGACGGGCGGGAACACCTCGCAGGGCACCCTCACCGACTTCTGA
- a CDS encoding DEAD/DEAH box helicase: MSENDPIGWSEQVDVLSPDRLREQFPEYEDQIVHAATRPAEDAEYVDAASVLGPDLAADLGHDLYTHQAEAIERLLDGENVAVATSTASGKTYVYALYFALLKRENPDARALFCYPTKALSRDQEQALNDLYDDLNVDVTVATYDGDTPRDRRRAVRENADVIVSNFAGINVYLGHHEKWRDAFANCELLAVDESHTYTGVHGMHVAWTLRRLRRVLDYYGSDPRLVCTTATIGNPAEHAEALTGEAFSVVDDDGSPRGERRIVFWDPPFDDDLAEEFDMEEFLGAKRSANSEASDVLAHLGLNGVQTLMFARSRQGTELAAKSAERAAGEHPSGGYLSVEPYHAGHGKESRRSTEYRLKSGDVDGVVSTNALELGIDVGSVDATVVAGYPGTRQSFWQQVGRAGRGTADALSVLVARADAIDQYVLDDPDYLLGDAMEDAVVDLDNNVVYARHLLCAAEELPLTRDDSRWFGGEERLERAVEMWKDAGRFVGHLDHGVQYDGAPRPQADISMYATSGEQFDVRCEDGEIDMEPIDRERAYRDFHPGAITLHDGTEYEVVELEEDVPHPYVTVREARTNEYTQTLSEKSVSDLDVQRERDLGDGYRLCFGTGTVRIHYSHYKRIEIATGRTKGPPEPTGLPPIDLRTQLMWIETPRDLFRRVVDDIPDEQLAEPSGSASLGTKEWTFLGGLHGAEHGMIKLAPLELRMDKGDMGGLSINRHPETEVPTWFIHDTVEGGIGFAKGIYEHAEAVMARTRERVATCDCDGVNGCPACLMDVQCGNGNEPLHSPATVRILDAVLSRMD, encoded by the coding sequence ATGTCCGAGAACGACCCCATCGGCTGGAGCGAGCAGGTCGACGTCCTGTCGCCCGACCGCCTCCGCGAGCAGTTCCCCGAGTACGAGGACCAGATCGTCCACGCGGCGACGAGACCCGCGGAGGACGCGGAGTACGTCGACGCGGCGTCGGTGCTCGGCCCCGACCTGGCCGCGGACCTCGGTCACGACCTCTACACCCACCAGGCCGAGGCGATCGAGCGCCTGCTGGACGGGGAGAACGTCGCCGTCGCCACGTCGACGGCCTCCGGGAAGACCTACGTCTACGCGCTGTACTTCGCGCTCCTGAAGCGGGAGAACCCCGACGCGCGGGCGCTCTTCTGCTACCCGACGAAGGCCCTGTCGCGAGACCAGGAGCAGGCGCTGAACGACCTCTACGACGACCTGAACGTCGACGTGACGGTCGCGACCTACGACGGCGACACGCCGCGGGACCGCCGGCGGGCGGTCCGCGAGAACGCGGACGTGATCGTCTCGAACTTCGCCGGGATCAACGTCTACCTCGGCCACCACGAGAAGTGGCGCGACGCCTTCGCGAACTGCGAGCTGCTCGCGGTCGACGAGTCCCACACCTACACCGGCGTCCACGGGATGCACGTCGCGTGGACGCTCCGCCGCCTCCGCCGCGTGCTCGACTACTACGGGAGCGACCCCCGCCTCGTCTGTACCACCGCGACCATCGGCAACCCCGCCGAGCACGCCGAGGCGCTCACCGGCGAGGCGTTCTCGGTGGTCGACGACGACGGCAGCCCCCGCGGCGAGCGCCGCATCGTGTTCTGGGACCCGCCGTTCGACGACGACCTCGCCGAGGAGTTCGACATGGAGGAGTTCCTCGGCGCGAAGCGCAGCGCCAACAGCGAGGCCAGCGACGTGCTCGCGCACCTCGGGCTGAACGGCGTCCAGACGCTCATGTTCGCGCGGTCGCGCCAGGGCACCGAACTCGCCGCGAAGTCCGCGGAGCGCGCCGCGGGCGAGCACCCCTCCGGCGGCTACCTCTCGGTCGAGCCGTACCACGCCGGCCACGGCAAGGAGAGCCGGCGGAGCACGGAGTACCGGCTCAAGTCCGGCGACGTAGACGGCGTCGTCTCGACGAACGCGCTGGAGCTGGGCATCGACGTCGGCTCCGTCGACGCGACGGTGGTCGCGGGCTACCCCGGCACGCGCCAGTCGTTCTGGCAGCAGGTCGGCCGCGCCGGCCGCGGGACGGCGGACGCGCTCTCCGTGCTGGTCGCCCGCGCGGACGCCATCGACCAGTACGTCCTCGACGACCCCGACTACCTCCTCGGCGACGCGATGGAGGACGCGGTCGTCGACCTCGACAACAACGTCGTGTACGCCCGCCACCTGCTCTGCGCAGCCGAGGAACTGCCGCTCACGCGCGACGATTCGCGCTGGTTCGGCGGCGAGGAGCGCCTCGAACGCGCCGTCGAGATGTGGAAGGACGCCGGCCGGTTCGTCGGCCACCTCGACCACGGCGTCCAGTACGACGGCGCGCCGCGACCGCAGGCCGACATCTCGATGTACGCCACCTCCGGCGAGCAGTTCGACGTCCGGTGTGAGGACGGCGAGATAGACATGGAGCCGATCGACCGCGAGCGCGCGTACCGCGACTTCCACCCCGGCGCGATCACGCTCCACGACGGCACCGAGTACGAGGTGGTGGAACTGGAGGAGGACGTTCCCCACCCCTACGTCACCGTGCGCGAGGCCCGCACCAACGAGTACACGCAGACCCTCTCCGAGAAGTCCGTCTCCGACCTCGACGTGCAGCGCGAACGCGACCTCGGCGACGGCTACCGGCTCTGTTTCGGCACCGGGACGGTGCGGATCCACTACAGCCACTACAAGCGGATCGAGATCGCGACGGGTCGTACGAAGGGCCCGCCGGAGCCGACCGGCCTCCCGCCGATCGACCTCCGGACGCAACTGATGTGGATCGAGACGCCGCGGGACCTGTTCCGGCGCGTCGTCGACGACATCCCGGACGAGCAGTTGGCCGAGCCCTCCGGCTCCGCGTCGCTCGGCACGAAGGAGTGGACGTTCCTCGGCGGCCTCCACGGCGCGGAGCACGGCATGATCAAGCTCGCGCCGCTGGAACTGCGGATGGACAAGGGCGACATGGGCGGCCTGAGCATCAATCGCCACCCCGAGACTGAGGTGCCGACGTGGTTCATCCACGACACGGTCGAGGGCGGCATCGGCTTCGCGAAGGGCATCTACGAGCACGCCGAGGCCGTGATGGCCCGCACCCGCGAGCGGGTCGCCACCTGCGACTGCGACGGCGTCAACGGCTGTCCCGCCTGCCTGATGGACGTGCAGTGTGGCAACGGCAACGAACCGCTGCACTCGCCCGCGACGGTGCGCATCCTCGACGCGGTGCTGTCGCGGATGGACTGA